The following proteins are co-located in the Amyelois transitella isolate CPQ chromosome W, ilAmyTran1.1, whole genome shotgun sequence genome:
- the LOC132904104 gene encoding uncharacterized protein LOC132904104, translating into MRKKTSMKSQDTNEVATKSQNVQEVSASENIRILANEIRGMRADMDLFRMDVTSRFETLATSLLEKGNLIDILENKQEELERRNTELETTVLTLQERIAQMSQRALRKEVEILGVHETDGEEPTHLTLLAATKIGLDLDVKDIDEATRAGPKRKSAGEDPEVKRHPRPIVVRFTTKATRDKFLSTARSRRTLDSKDIAEGGPARRVYVNERLTTENRQLFRAARTRAQECGYKFCWVKNGNIYVKKHERSSALRINSSSDIHCLGGPALHATSDQQSFFERSSR; encoded by the coding sequence ATGCGTAAAAAGACTTCCATGAAATCACAGGACACAAATGAAGTGGCAACAAAGTCTCAAAACGTTCAGGAAGTATCCGCCTCGGAGAATATTAGAATATTAGCCAATGAAATTCGTGGAATGCGAGCAGACATGGATCTCTTTCGAATGGACGTGACATCACGTTTCGAAACTCTTGCAACTTCCTTGCTAGAAAAAGGAAATCTAATAGACATATTGGAGAATAAACAGGAAGAGCTGGAGCGTAGAAATACAGAATTAGAGACCACCGTTCTTACACTTCAAGAGCGTATTGCCCAGATGTCACAACGAGCTTTAAGAAAGGAAGTTGAGATTTTGGGTGTCCACGAGACTGACGGCGAGGAGCCCACACACCTGACTTTGCTCGCGGCTACTAAGATTGGGCTAGACTTAGATGTTAAAGACATCGATGAAGCTACCCGCGCTGGCCCTAAACGGAAATCAGCTGGTGAAGACCCCGAGGTGAAACGCCATCCTCGACCTATAGTTGTACGATTTACTACAAAGGCCACCAGGgataaatttttatctacTGCCAGATCAAGGAGAACGTTAGACAGCAAAGATATCGCTGAGGGCGGACCAGCTCGGAGGGTGTATGTAAACGAGAGATTGACAACTGAAAATAGGCAGTTATTTCGCGCTGCACGTACCCGCGCACAAGAGTGCGGATACAAGTTCTGCTGGGTCAAAAACGGAAACATTTATGTCAAAAAACACGAGAGGAGCTCAGCCCTACGAATTAACTCTTCCAGTGACATCCACTGCCTGGGTGGGCCAGCGTTGCATGCGACTTCAGACCAGCAGTCCTTCTTCGAGCGTTCGAGTCGCTGA